One genomic region from Pyxicephalus adspersus chromosome 1, UCB_Pads_2.0, whole genome shotgun sequence encodes:
- the MDFI gene encoding myoD family inhibitor, protein MSLEMYFPHEHTCTASLESESSHVEVKEEIEQDKLTSPMNGMPQMSEMIEPSPITCISTVSPVTQGPKSSSRSQCHPYLGDNANNVPKNSSQNKMSSLPHLEKQCSKTSKGGAELPYLPPGAQEDCCVHCTLALLFCQFLSLCNLLLDLLTCGSCSPDSAGICCSCCSIGGCPDCADSCNTDCGIVDACCESADCLEICMECCGLCFSS, encoded by the exons ATGTCCCTGGAGATGTATTTTCCTCATGAACACACTTGCACAGCAAGTCTGGAGTCAG AGTCTAGCCATGTAGAAGTGAAAGAAGAAATAGAGCAGGATAAGCTAACATCTCCAATGAATGGGATGCCACAGATGTCAGAGATGATTGAACCTTCACCAATTACAT GTATTTCTACAGTTTCTCCTGTGACACAAGGTCCAAAAAGCAGCAGCAGGTCACAGTGCCATCCTTATTTAGGAGATAATGCTAATAATGTACCCAAGAACAGTTCACAGAACAAAATGTCTTCCCTGCCACATCTAGAGAAACAGTGCAGCAAAACTAGTAAAGGAGGAGCTGAACTTCCTTATCTCCCACCTGGTGCACAAGAAG ATTGCTGTGTACATTGTACTCTGGCTCTGCTGTTCTGTCAGTTTCTTTCACTGTGTAACCTGCTTCTGGATCTCCTAACATGTGGTTCATGTTCACCGGACTCCGCTGGGATCTGCTGCTCATGCTGTTCCATTGGTGGATGCCCTGATTGTGCAGACTCATGTAACACTGACTGTGGCATTGTAGATGCCTGCTGCGAATCAGCTGACTGCCTTGAAATCTGCATGGAATGTTGTGGTTTATGCTTCTCCTCCTAA